The genomic DNA CCTAGCAGACTGGGACAAAACCAGGGAAGTTGTAGATTCTTTAGGTGTCTTCGAAGGACTCGTCAATAATGCTGGAGTAGCTATTACTGCACCATTTCTCGAATGTTCTCCAGAAAGTTTCGACAGGTGATCCCTActcactaatattttttcatatatgCAGACACtaagaatactttttttttaatgccgttaatacttatattatttttacagatcAATGGCAGTGAATGTAAAATCTATCCTTAATATAAGTCAAATTGTGGCAAAGAAAATGGTGGACAACAACATAAAAGGttctattgtaaatatttcatcaCAGGCTTCCAaagtaagttttataaataccaTATACACAGAGTACCTATATACTGAGTATTATAAGTATCCTGCATATTGGTAGGTACGTAGGAAGTCATTGCATCTTTTACTATTTTGCAGAGTGCTCTCAAGGACCACACTGCATACTGTGCCTCAAAAAGTGCTGTGGACTCGTTAACAAGAGTAATGGCCTTGGAACTGGGATCACATGGTATTCGTATCAATACAGTCAATCCAACAGTTGTATTGACAGATCTGGGGCGCAAGGTCTGGTTAACAGATCCTTCAAATGCGCAAGCTATGATTTCGAAGATACCTTTGGGGAGgtaagtttctttttaatttaatacattaatttcGTAAGATTATGAAATGTATTCGTAATTTAAAGTCAAGTTATTCTTTATCAGAATGACAAAACTTTTAGATAGTGATTTATGATAATGTAAAATTGGGTATGctttactaaaactaaattatttttaggtttGGAGAGGTGCACGAGGTTGTCAATACAGTTCTGTTCCTCCTGAGTGACGCCGCCAGTATGATTACAGGAGTCCATCTGCCCGTGGACGGAGGATACCTAGCTACATAGAATTTTGAACTTATATTAAATGTGTCCAAATAATtacaagaaaacaaaatgttattttactcAGTTTATTGTGCCAAAGGAATTTATACATACTGGACATAGAAAACAATGCAagcataacaatttatttataatgcataTGCTAAAGATAGCTAGCACATTTGTATTTGTAGTGAAAACATACCACTTGTAAAGGTAAATAATGGCGTAGATTGGTTAGACAGTTTCAAGCCTTGTCGTTAATATAATAGTGCATATTATTCGCCACTGGAGGGAACAAAACCTGTGCTcacttaaatttaaattatacccAATCAAAGCAGATGTTTTCTAAGTCATTTATTCATTCTAATTCTACTATGTAAAGTGTGTTCCCTCCTTTAAACAGTAACTGAACGAATACTAACAGGCAACTTCTGATCTCAAACACATCGCAATGTATCGTATGGTTCGTGACATGtctacaaaaaatacaataacagcaaaataatttcaatgacATTAACGCTACAacagttatgtatgtatttattccATTACCTaggatattgtaaaaaacagtGTGTCTGCTTATCtaattatcttaaaaatattattatttacaaaattaagtcCATAAAGTCTTTCGTCGTTTATAGCGTACACTTAACTTTAGGAGCAAGCTACGACTTTCCTCCGCCAAAGCATTTGAGATACACGTTGCGCACTTCACACACTGACGACAAGCACAGGACAATACAGCACGGCCGCGCCTCGGCTCCACGCATCACTTACTATTCACGACATCGTCGCCTCCATATATTTGAACACGAAAACATCATCtaatatacattaattaatataaattcataAGAATTAGTAACAcaatatcatcaaaatatttgGGCACTAACTAATTACGAATTCTCCTAAATGAAGGAATTAACTAAAACACACTCATattgtaaacattaaaaatataatgatatcAATGTTGGCACAGCGTTGAAAAGTAAGACGACTGTCACTTCCACTTGTGAATCAAATCTTGTAACTGTCTATAAAATGAATTCAAACAGAAAACTGAAATTCTCAAAATGCTACAAAATACCCTGTAGATCTAATTAATATTGGATTCAAACTTAAATAAGGTGCAATAATACAAAACTGAACAGTAGATGATGGCTACAATATCAACAATACAAAGTCATACTCTCAAGTGCCTGatcgtaaaataatatttagatgaTTTATTCTAAACTAAACCCCTATCTATCTAACTATACAATATCATGACAACAGGATGATTTTGAAATCTCAAAGCTTTGCGATACAAACCCTTGAAATGAAATTGGATATATTAAcctttaagtatttatttacataagattGAACCTAATTCTCAGTCATATTAAGAGGTGTCATTGTTTAAATAAGATACGGTCCAATACAATatcactttataaaaaaatcgtattactttttaaacttttatatttacaaactattcatcataattataatattaacagaGAATAAGACATATCTATTACTCTGCAGTTCAAGGCAAATGAACAAAACCATACTTTTCAGAATACGAGAATTGGTAACAGGTTTAATTGAACTAGGTACATTATGTATGAGAAAATTTGGTAATTTATATGAGATCATAGATTCCCAGCAGTTCTAGATCGGTAATAAGGATAACATAGAGGGAAACAATAGCTCTAGCGGGAATGTAGGTATACGTCTACATGAACGTgatactacaaaataaaaaaacattttttatttctacacttttttttaaattagtcaATGCAATACTCCACAAAGAAACTGAACAAAAACTTATGAGTGCAATGTTTTCTCCGGCcaatttatttccaataaaCTTACCTAGTTAAAACTATGGCAGTGGCTGGACATACATTGTTAGACTATCATTACTTAGGCCGCCTATCCACAATCAGAGGAACAATCAAGAGACACATGAAATTTAACAATCATAATCAATTGATTGGTCAAAAACAAGAAATCAATTACAACAATTGGTTCAACAACAATCACTCTCTATACTGACAATCCTTTAGACAGACGACCTATACGTCACATTCACTTATATTACTTCTTTCAGCATAAAACAAGGATGTTGGTTATGTTTCAACTCAACTTGGAAGACAAAATgctaaattcaataaaaaatacattgaaaaaGATTCGTAAAGATCAAAGATACTATATTGCACAAAATAGTGTTGAATAAAAGATAAGCATTATCAATAAAGACctttttgattattattaaagcCCACTGATAGGATTAATTAGTCAAAATATGGTTCCACAAAAAATATCGGTCATTTTAATAGGAAGGATAACATagtataataagtaaaaataaaaacattctttCTAATTCCATGTACCAAAGAATAGCCTTTTTGACAGTTACAACACTAAAACTGTAGTCAAATAACTATCTGATACATATAATTCGTTATATTCAGAGTTTGTATTCTCTTCATTTTACAATTATGTTGGACCATTGTATGAAATGCTTTTACTTTCAACAATCAATGATCACTCGAAATACTCTGTATGTTACAGTAACATTGTTGAATCAGATGGTACATgtcaatattacttttattattattaacttatggCTATATTAATTGTGCTATGATGAACAAATCCATAAGCCAAATCATCGCCAAGTAGGATCACTTAGTTTGTCAGAatagta from Spodoptera frugiperda isolate SF20-4 chromosome 26, AGI-APGP_CSIRO_Sfru_2.0, whole genome shotgun sequence includes the following:
- the LOC118264594 gene encoding D-erythrulose reductase gives rise to the protein MDKYFKGKRILVTGGCQGIGRGIALELWRQGSNVVVISNQPDNLEILKKEYPSIETACVDLADWDKTREVVDSLGVFEGLVNNAGVAITAPFLECSPESFDRSMAVNVKSILNISQIVAKKMVDNNIKGSIVNISSQASKSALKDHTAYCASKSAVDSLTRVMALELGSHGIRINTVNPTVVLTDLGRKVWLTDPSNAQAMISKIPLGRFGEVHEVVNTVLFLLSDAASMITGVHLPVDGGYLAT